From Pseudoxanthomonas sp. YR558, the proteins below share one genomic window:
- a CDS encoding DUF4136 domain-containing protein, giving the protein MTLIARLTCRTLLLAATLVLAACATGPRVTSDVDPSANFTQYRTFAFYTPLAIESQGYATLTSGRTKDAARAQMEARGYVYDEKSPDLWVNLNAYMQEKTDVVSTPEVDYDYYYSYRARRYFAVPYWRDRTDVYKYTEGTLNVDLVDAKQNRLVWTGVAVGRVGRTKPEERGAKIDAAVAEIFLRYPYRAGSGTAAVTP; this is encoded by the coding sequence ATGACCCTGATCGCCCGCCTGACCTGCCGCACTCTGTTGCTGGCCGCCACGCTCGTGCTGGCGGCCTGCGCCACCGGCCCGCGCGTCACCAGCGACGTCGACCCATCCGCCAACTTCACCCAGTACCGCACGTTTGCGTTCTACACACCGCTGGCGATCGAAAGCCAAGGCTACGCCACGCTGACCAGCGGGCGCACCAAGGACGCGGCGCGTGCGCAGATGGAGGCGCGAGGCTACGTGTATGACGAGAAGTCGCCCGACCTGTGGGTGAACCTCAACGCGTACATGCAGGAAAAAACCGACGTAGTGAGCACGCCGGAAGTCGACTACGACTACTACTACAGCTACCGCGCGCGGCGGTACTTCGCCGTGCCGTACTGGCGCGACCGTACCGACGTCTACAAGTACACCGAGGGTACGCTCAACGTGGATCTGGTGGACGCGAAGCAGAATCGCCTGGTCTGGACGGGCGTCGCAGTCGGCCGCGTCGGCCGCACCAAGCCTGAGGAGCGTGGCGCGAAGATCGATGCGGCTGTCGCGGAGATTTTCCTGCGCTATCCGTACCGTGCCGGCAGCGGCACCGCGGCGGTGACGCCATGA
- a CDS encoding lytic transglycosylase domain-containing protein, translating into MHPLRTAAGLLLTVLALASADAGARTVYRCVQGGTVSLATAPEPGSKCTAKEIDDNAVSTPNLWGSMGVFSGTLYEREQDGQKVYSTRKLPGSTPYLKFTVQTPPGEPAHPGLGRVGKPRLDRYPTEFKAAARQTGVDDAWLRAVAHAESDFDAKAVSPKGAMGVMQLMPDVAKEYGVADPFSSAESINAGARHLRLLMTRYKGDLTLVAAAYNAGVGTVSRYGGVPPYAETQEYVSKVTALYELYLRAMGRKQAPERPAL; encoded by the coding sequence ATGCATCCCCTGCGAACCGCCGCCGGCCTCCTGCTGACGGTGCTGGCCCTGGCCAGCGCCGACGCGGGCGCGCGCACGGTCTACCGGTGCGTGCAGGGCGGGACGGTCAGCCTGGCCACCGCGCCCGAGCCGGGCTCCAAGTGCACGGCCAAGGAAATCGACGACAACGCCGTGAGCACCCCCAACCTATGGGGCTCGATGGGCGTGTTCAGCGGCACCCTGTACGAGCGGGAGCAGGACGGCCAGAAGGTGTACTCCACCCGCAAGCTGCCGGGATCCACGCCCTACCTGAAGTTCACCGTGCAGACGCCGCCCGGCGAGCCGGCGCATCCGGGTTTGGGCCGGGTCGGCAAGCCCCGGCTTGACCGGTATCCCACGGAGTTCAAGGCGGCCGCCCGCCAGACGGGTGTGGACGACGCATGGTTGCGCGCGGTGGCGCATGCGGAAAGCGATTTCGACGCGAAGGCCGTATCCCCGAAAGGCGCCATGGGCGTGATGCAACTGATGCCGGACGTGGCCAAGGAGTACGGCGTCGCCGATCCGTTCTCTTCCGCCGAATCCATCAACGCGGGCGCACGCCACCTGCGCCTGCTGATGACACGCTACAAGGGCGACCTGACCTTGGTGGCCGCGGCCTACAACGCCGGGGTCGGCACGGTGTCGCGCTATGGCGGCGTGCCGCCCTATGCGGAAACGCAGGAGTACGTCTCCAAGGTCACGGCGCTGTACGAGCTCTACCTGCGCGCGATGGGCCGCAAACAAGCGCCGGAACGGCCCGCGCTCTAA
- a CDS encoding cupin domain-containing protein: MIRPLAALILIAALPSLACAAPPRQVFIVGDSTASAYGPERAPREGWGQQLQGFLDPKAFVVRNHAQSGRSARSFVAEGWFDGMAKDVRKGDVLLIQFGHNDEKIEDPTRYNEPQRAFPEWLMRYVELARAKGATPILVTPVARRKFDRGQLLDTHGVYAQAVRDLAQRERIGLIDLTTLSMDWLRAAGDEASKAYFMHVPAQDQQDDTHFQQRGAVMVACLVVGGWKQVDPALDAHVTRDTDCGAPATALADRKAQPNPSLIAHERDIAVEQPGPHGGAGTTTAYPFFREAPALGFEFRKRVLHKGAGIGLHQHHKDEIYYVLSGRGVYELDGVAQVVQAGDAMLTRPGSTHAIRQDGEEDLVLLIMYGKKAP; the protein is encoded by the coding sequence ATGATCCGTCCGCTCGCCGCGTTGATCCTGATTGCCGCCCTGCCTTCGCTCGCGTGCGCCGCGCCACCCCGGCAGGTCTTCATCGTGGGCGACTCCACGGCCAGCGCCTATGGCCCGGAACGCGCGCCGCGCGAGGGGTGGGGGCAGCAGTTGCAGGGCTTCCTCGACCCGAAGGCATTCGTCGTGCGCAACCATGCGCAGAGCGGGCGCAGCGCGCGCAGTTTCGTCGCCGAAGGCTGGTTCGACGGCATGGCGAAGGACGTGCGCAAGGGTGACGTGCTGCTGATCCAGTTCGGCCACAACGACGAGAAGATCGAAGACCCCACCCGCTATAACGAGCCGCAGCGCGCGTTCCCGGAGTGGCTGATGCGCTACGTCGAGCTCGCGCGTGCGAAAGGCGCCACGCCCATCCTGGTGACGCCGGTGGCGCGCAGGAAGTTCGATCGCGGCCAACTGCTCGATACGCATGGCGTGTACGCACAGGCCGTGCGCGACCTGGCGCAGCGGGAACGCATCGGCCTGATCGACCTGACCACCCTGAGCATGGACTGGCTTCGAGCGGCCGGCGACGAAGCGAGCAAGGCCTACTTCATGCACGTGCCGGCGCAGGACCAGCAGGACGACACCCACTTCCAGCAGCGCGGCGCCGTGATGGTGGCGTGCCTGGTAGTGGGAGGCTGGAAGCAGGTCGATCCCGCGCTCGATGCGCACGTGACCCGCGATACGGACTGCGGCGCGCCCGCTACCGCACTGGCCGACCGCAAGGCCCAGCCGAACCCGTCGCTCATCGCGCACGAGCGCGACATCGCCGTGGAGCAACCGGGTCCGCACGGCGGCGCGGGAACCACCACGGCGTATCCTTTCTTTCGCGAGGCGCCCGCGCTCGGCTTCGAGTTCCGCAAGCGCGTGCTGCACAAGGGTGCCGGCATCGGCCTGCACCAGCACCACAAGGACGAGATCTACTACGTGCTCAGCGGGCGCGGCGTGTACGAGCTGGATGGCGTCGCGCAGGTGGTGCAGGCCGGCGATGCGATGCTGACCCGTCCCGGCAGCACCCACGCGATCCGTCAGGACGGCGAAGAGGATCTGGTGTTGTTGATCATGTACGGGAAAAAGGCGCCGTAG
- a CDS encoding DUF4920 domain-containing protein, whose protein sequence is MRRVLVMVGLMVSAAAANAADGAWEKFGADMPAGPVVPLAQALADPAAHEGQSRVFSGRVVDVCQKKGCWVMLEDAGQGARVLLGDHDFYVPKDVRGPAQVHGVLSKVTLSRAAREHTAKETSPGAQVPTMEYRIVADGVQVLADDPGA, encoded by the coding sequence ATGCGTCGTGTGCTGGTGATGGTGGGTCTGATGGTGTCCGCGGCTGCCGCGAATGCGGCTGACGGCGCATGGGAGAAGTTCGGTGCGGACATGCCGGCAGGCCCGGTGGTACCGCTCGCACAGGCGCTGGCCGATCCGGCGGCGCACGAGGGGCAGTCGCGCGTCTTCAGCGGTCGCGTCGTCGACGTGTGCCAGAAGAAGGGCTGCTGGGTGATGCTGGAGGACGCGGGGCAGGGTGCGCGCGTGCTGCTGGGCGATCACGACTTCTACGTGCCGAAGGATGTGCGCGGACCGGCGCAGGTGCATGGCGTGCTGTCGAAGGTGACGCTGTCGCGGGCGGCGCGCGAACACACCGCGAAGGAAACCTCGCCGGGTGCCCAGGTGCCCACGATGGAGTACCGCATCGTCGCCGATGGCGTGCAGGTGCTGGCCGACGATCCCGGCGCCTGA
- a CDS encoding ion channel: MPLAWLRWLVTARRHPCAFLLIVQLAGILLYPVMEDTQAGRALFGAFGILVLALALWVVNRSAAVNWIAWSLAVPSVLLSVSAALFDLPSLGIYAHLLESGLYFYTAGSLISYMLQDHSVTSDELFAAGATFTLLAWAFAFAFSVCQQWYPGSFTAAVDPTSARSWMELLFLSFSLLSGVGLSDVVPILPQARALVMLEQFAGVMYIAVVVSRLIGLTMLRIKPVVRDRD, translated from the coding sequence ATGCCCTTGGCGTGGCTACGCTGGCTGGTCACGGCGCGGCGTCATCCCTGCGCTTTTCTGTTGATCGTGCAGCTGGCGGGCATCCTGCTGTACCCCGTGATGGAAGACACTCAGGCGGGCCGTGCATTGTTCGGCGCGTTCGGCATCCTGGTGCTCGCGCTGGCCCTGTGGGTGGTCAATCGCAGTGCGGCGGTGAACTGGATCGCCTGGTCGCTTGCCGTGCCATCGGTGCTGCTGTCGGTGTCGGCGGCCCTGTTCGATTTACCCTCGCTGGGCATCTATGCCCACTTGCTGGAGAGCGGCTTGTACTTCTATACGGCCGGCAGCCTGATCTCCTACATGCTGCAGGACCATTCGGTCACCAGCGACGAACTGTTCGCCGCCGGCGCCACGTTCACGCTGCTCGCCTGGGCGTTCGCATTTGCGTTTTCCGTATGCCAACAGTGGTACCCGGGTAGCTTCACGGCCGCCGTGGACCCCACCTCGGCGCGCAGTTGGATGGAACTGCTGTTCCTGAGCTTCAGCCTGCTCTCGGGCGTCGGCCTGAGCGACGTGGTGCCGATCCTGCCGCAGGCCCGGGCGTTGGTGATGCTCGAGCAGTTTGCCGGCGTGATGTACATCGCCGTTGTCGTGTCGCGCCTGATCGGCCTGACGATGCTGCGCATCAAGCCGGTCGTACGGGACCGGGACTGA
- the thiC gene encoding phosphomethylpyrimidine synthase ThiC, which produces MNAIPKPAADLLQQTGQLSESVTRPIPGSRKIFVEGSRADLQVPMREIALTQTPTIFGGETNPPVTVYDTSGPYTDPDARIDLAAGLPALRAKWIEERGDTEELSALSSDFGRAREHDAKLDAVRFPSRVLPRRAKAGANVSQMHYARRGIITPEMEYVAIRENQRLDAVREAHLLSQHPGESFGANIQKFITPEFVRDEIARGRAILPNNINHPESEPMIIGRNFLTKINANIGNSAVSSGIAEEVEKLVWSIRWGGDTVMDLSTGKHIHETREWIIRNSPVPIGTVPIYQALEKVDGRAEALTWEIFRDTLIEQAEQGVDYFTIHAGVLLRHVPLTAKRVTGIVSRGGSIMAKWCLAHHKENFLYTHFEDICDIMKAYDVAFSLGDGLRPGCIADANDAAQFGELEALGELTKIAWKHDVQCMIEGPGHVPMQLIKENMDKQLRECGEAPFYTLGPLTTDIAPGYDHITSAIGAAMIGWYGTAMLCYVTPKEHLGLPNRQDVRDGIMAYKIAAHAADLAKGHPGAQVRDNALSKARFEFRWEDQFHLGLDPEKAKEFHDETLPKDAHKLAHFCSMCGPHFCSMKITQDVRDYAAEHGVDEQQALADGMAEKSAEFLAQGAQVYRQG; this is translated from the coding sequence ATGAATGCCATTCCCAAGCCCGCCGCCGATCTGCTGCAACAGACCGGACAGCTCTCCGAGTCCGTGACGCGCCCGATCCCGGGCTCGCGGAAGATCTTCGTCGAAGGCTCGCGCGCGGACCTGCAGGTGCCGATGCGCGAGATCGCGCTGACGCAGACGCCGACCATCTTCGGCGGCGAAACGAACCCGCCGGTCACGGTGTACGACACCTCGGGCCCCTACACCGATCCCGATGCCCGCATCGACCTGGCCGCGGGCCTGCCGGCGTTGCGCGCGAAGTGGATCGAGGAGCGCGGCGACACCGAGGAGCTTTCCGCGCTGAGTTCGGATTTCGGTCGCGCGCGCGAGCACGATGCCAAGCTCGATGCCGTGCGTTTCCCCAGCCGCGTGTTGCCACGCCGGGCCAAGGCGGGCGCGAACGTCAGTCAGATGCACTACGCCAGGCGCGGCATCATCACCCCGGAGATGGAGTACGTCGCGATCCGCGAGAACCAGCGGCTCGACGCCGTGCGCGAGGCGCACCTGCTGTCGCAGCATCCGGGCGAGAGTTTCGGCGCGAACATCCAGAAGTTCATCACGCCGGAATTCGTCCGCGACGAGATCGCGCGCGGACGCGCGATCCTGCCGAACAACATCAACCATCCGGAAAGCGAGCCGATGATCATCGGCCGCAACTTCCTGACCAAGATCAACGCCAACATCGGCAACTCGGCAGTGTCCTCGGGCATCGCCGAGGAAGTGGAGAAACTGGTGTGGTCGATCCGCTGGGGCGGCGACACGGTGATGGACCTGTCTACCGGCAAGCACATCCATGAGACGCGCGAGTGGATCATCCGCAACTCGCCGGTGCCGATCGGCACGGTACCGATCTACCAGGCGCTGGAGAAGGTCGATGGCCGCGCCGAGGCGCTGACGTGGGAAATTTTCCGCGACACGCTGATCGAACAGGCCGAGCAGGGCGTGGATTACTTCACCATCCACGCTGGCGTACTGCTGCGCCACGTGCCGCTGACGGCCAAGCGCGTGACCGGCATCGTCTCGCGCGGCGGCTCGATCATGGCCAAGTGGTGCCTGGCGCACCACAAGGAAAACTTCCTCTACACGCACTTTGAAGACATCTGCGACATCATGAAGGCCTACGACGTGGCCTTCTCGCTGGGTGACGGTCTGCGCCCCGGCTGCATTGCCGATGCCAACGACGCCGCGCAGTTCGGCGAGCTGGAAGCGCTCGGTGAGCTGACCAAGATCGCGTGGAAGCACGACGTGCAATGCATGATCGAAGGCCCCGGTCACGTGCCGATGCAGCTGATCAAGGAAAACATGGACAAGCAGCTGCGCGAATGCGGCGAGGCGCCGTTCTACACGCTGGGACCGCTGACCACCGACATCGCGCCGGGCTACGACCACATCACCAGCGCGATCGGTGCGGCGATGATCGGCTGGTACGGCACGGCGATGCTCTGTTACGTGACGCCGAAGGAGCACCTGGGCCTACCCAACCGCCAGGATGTGCGCGACGGCATCATGGCGTACAAGATCGCGGCCCACGCGGCCGACCTGGCCAAGGGCCACCCCGGTGCCCAAGTCCGCGACAACGCACTGAGCAAGGCAAGATTCGAATTCCGCTGGGAGGACCAGTTTCATCTCGGCCTGGATCCGGAGAAGGCCAAGGAGTTCCACGACGAGACCCTGCCCAAGGACGCGCACAAGCTGGCGCACTTCTGCAGCATGTGCGGCCCGCACTTCTGCAGCATGAAGATCACCCAGGACGTGCGCGACTACGCGGCAGAGCACGGCGTGGACGAGCAGCAGGCGTTGGCCGACGGCATGGCGGAGAAGTCGGCGGAGTTCCTCGCCCAGGGCGCGCAGGTGTATCGTCAAGGCTGA
- a CDS encoding NAD(P)H-binding protein: MSRLLLAGATGLIGQTALALALASPRVTHVIAPTRRPLPAHPKLLNPVVDFDALPGDADWWQVDAVACALGTTIRDAGSQAAFHRVDHDYPLAIARLAHAHGARSFALVSALGADPDSRVFYSRTKGEVEQALGASGFDSLTLLRPGLLGGDRTQHRAGERWAQRILGTLGPAVPRRYRVVPPERVAAALLDATLDARPGRHVVPSEQLLG, translated from the coding sequence ATGAGCCGTCTTCTGTTGGCAGGCGCCACCGGCCTCATCGGCCAAACAGCTCTGGCCCTTGCGCTTGCGTCACCGCGCGTGACCCACGTGATCGCGCCCACGCGCAGGCCACTGCCCGCGCACCCGAAACTGCTGAATCCGGTGGTGGACTTTGATGCGCTACCCGGCGACGCCGACTGGTGGCAAGTGGATGCCGTTGCCTGTGCGCTGGGCACGACGATCCGCGATGCCGGTTCACAAGCGGCCTTCCATCGCGTGGACCACGACTATCCGCTGGCCATCGCCCGGTTAGCCCATGCGCATGGCGCAAGGTCGTTCGCGCTCGTGTCGGCATTGGGCGCCGACCCGGACTCACGCGTGTTCTACTCGCGCACGAAGGGCGAAGTGGAACAGGCGCTGGGCGCCAGCGGCTTCGATTCACTGACGCTGCTGCGACCAGGCCTGCTGGGCGGCGATCGCACGCAGCACCGCGCAGGAGAACGCTGGGCGCAGCGGATCCTGGGCACGCTCGGTCCTGCCGTTCCGCGCCGCTACCGCGTAGTGCCGCCGGAGCGGGTCGCGGCCGCACTGCTCGACGCTACGCTGGACGCGCGCCCAGGGCGCCACGTCGTGCCGTCGGAACAACTGCTCGGTTGA
- a CDS encoding HAD family hydrolase, giving the protein MARIQWVGFDGDDTLWKSEDYYRQAEADFEAILGGYIDLADPRTHGHLLEVERRNLKIFGYGVKGMTLSMLETAIQLTEERISARDLHRVIEIGRATLLHPVDLLPGIRDAVAQIAADHEIVLITKGDLFHQEAKIAQSGLADLFHRIEVVSEKDEVTYARVLRELEVAPDAFAMVGNSLRSDIEPVLGLGGWGIHMPYHVTWALEAEHGVAHDAPRLRVVESADQLVAALAAIEATPVA; this is encoded by the coding sequence ATGGCGCGCATCCAATGGGTCGGCTTCGACGGCGACGACACGCTCTGGAAGAGCGAGGACTATTACCGCCAGGCCGAAGCGGACTTCGAAGCGATCCTCGGCGGATACATCGATCTGGCCGATCCGCGGACGCATGGCCACCTGCTGGAGGTCGAGCGCCGGAACCTGAAGATCTTCGGCTACGGCGTGAAGGGCATGACCCTGTCGATGCTGGAAACCGCGATCCAGCTGACCGAAGAACGCATCAGCGCCCGCGACCTGCATCGCGTCATCGAGATCGGGCGCGCCACGCTGCTGCACCCCGTCGACCTGCTGCCGGGTATCCGCGACGCGGTCGCGCAGATCGCGGCCGACCACGAGATCGTGCTGATCACCAAGGGTGATCTGTTCCACCAGGAGGCCAAGATCGCGCAATCCGGCCTCGCCGATCTGTTCCACCGCATCGAGGTGGTGTCGGAGAAGGACGAGGTCACTTACGCCCGCGTGCTGCGCGAACTCGAGGTGGCGCCCGACGCGTTTGCGATGGTTGGCAACTCGCTGCGATCGGACATCGAACCGGTGCTCGGGCTGGGTGGCTGGGGTATCCACATGCCCTACCACGTGACCTGGGCGCTGGAAGCCGAACACGGCGTCGCCCACGACGCGCCGCGCCTGCGCGTGGTGGAGAGCGCCGATCAGCTGGTCGCGGCGCTCGCGGCGATCGAAGCCACTCCGGTCGCCTGA
- a CDS encoding sulfotransferase — MKLQVPFIQLPIQFDAAALLAEVAAIEESAWRGRTTRDDGNSALTLITTDGDPTSDALSGHMRPTPWLERCPYLGQVLETIGATWGRARLMRLNGQAEVKAHVDINYYWRERMRVHIPIVTTPGVRFQCGDAEINMGAGECWIFDTWRRHRVLNEGNAQRIHLVADTVGGERFWDLLSEGRAPGQAYQGEWRPRLQPPVPGKRAQLDFEHINAPVVMSPWEIREHMVFLLGESVADPRLGAIQAALLRFSRRWQALWACYGEDVAGRPRYQALLEAAKRELLALGADKIDLRNDVGFWHALNSHVFDMALSDESRPAQMDVHGQPDVHAGAVAVPDAPALPRVTTSASSRAKPRLERPVFIVSPPRSGSTLLFETLAGAPQVYTIGDESHQLIEGVNGLAPEQRGYHSNQLGEDDATLAVVQELQGRFQNALRDREGRTPEGGSAVRMLEKTPKNALRIPFLKAVFPDARFIYLHRDPRQVWGSMIDGWTSGRFRMYTLPDWKGPTWSFLLTPGWQALNGQPLGEIVARQWETATRIMLDDLDALPGDDRTSVDYGRFLADPQGEARRLSEWAGWSWDRELGAQLPLSRYTLSQPDPDKWRRHAADIEPRLAKWRTTIDRAARAAGL; from the coding sequence ATGAAACTGCAGGTCCCTTTCATCCAGCTCCCCATCCAGTTCGACGCCGCCGCCCTCCTGGCCGAGGTTGCGGCGATCGAAGAGAGTGCGTGGCGAGGCCGGACGACGCGGGATGATGGCAATAGCGCGCTGACCCTGATCACGACCGACGGCGACCCCACCAGCGATGCGCTTTCAGGGCACATGCGCCCCACGCCCTGGCTGGAACGGTGTCCCTATCTGGGCCAGGTGTTGGAAACGATCGGTGCTACCTGGGGGCGTGCACGCCTGATGCGCCTGAATGGCCAGGCGGAAGTGAAGGCGCACGTCGACATCAATTACTACTGGCGCGAACGGATGCGCGTGCACATCCCGATCGTCACCACGCCGGGCGTCCGTTTCCAGTGCGGCGATGCCGAGATCAACATGGGCGCCGGCGAGTGCTGGATCTTCGACACGTGGCGGCGCCACCGCGTGCTCAACGAAGGCAATGCGCAGCGGATCCATCTGGTGGCGGACACCGTGGGCGGCGAGCGTTTCTGGGACCTGCTTTCCGAAGGGCGTGCGCCCGGCCAGGCCTACCAAGGGGAGTGGCGCCCGCGTCTGCAACCGCCTGTTCCGGGCAAGCGCGCGCAACTCGATTTCGAGCACATCAACGCGCCGGTGGTGATGTCGCCGTGGGAAATTCGCGAGCACATGGTGTTCCTGCTTGGCGAGAGCGTGGCGGACCCGAGATTGGGCGCGATCCAGGCCGCGCTGCTGCGCTTTTCCCGGCGTTGGCAGGCCCTGTGGGCGTGTTACGGAGAGGACGTGGCGGGCCGACCCCGCTACCAGGCCCTGCTCGAGGCCGCCAAGCGGGAGCTGCTGGCCTTGGGCGCCGACAAGATCGACTTGCGCAACGACGTCGGGTTCTGGCATGCGCTGAATTCGCATGTCTTCGACATGGCGTTGTCCGATGAAAGTCGACCCGCGCAGATGGATGTGCATGGTCAGCCCGATGTGCATGCGGGCGCGGTAGCGGTTCCCGATGCGCCTGCGCTGCCGCGTGTGACGACGTCGGCGTCCTCGCGGGCCAAGCCGCGACTGGAGCGCCCCGTCTTCATCGTCAGTCCGCCGCGATCGGGTTCGACGCTGTTGTTCGAAACGCTCGCGGGTGCGCCGCAGGTCTACACGATCGGCGATGAGAGCCACCAGCTGATCGAAGGCGTGAATGGTCTAGCGCCCGAACAGCGGGGTTACCACTCCAACCAGCTTGGCGAGGACGATGCCACGCTTGCGGTCGTGCAGGAGTTGCAGGGGCGCTTCCAGAACGCGCTGCGCGACCGCGAGGGCCGGACGCCGGAGGGTGGGTCGGCCGTGCGCATGCTGGAAAAGACACCGAAGAACGCGTTGCGCATTCCGTTCCTGAAGGCGGTGTTCCCGGACGCCAGATTCATCTATCTGCACCGGGACCCGCGGCAGGTATGGGGCAGCATGATCGACGGATGGACGTCGGGGCGGTTCCGCATGTACACGTTGCCCGACTGGAAGGGTCCCACATGGTCTTTCCTGCTCACGCCGGGTTGGCAGGCCTTGAACGGACAACCGCTCGGCGAGATCGTGGCACGCCAGTGGGAAACCGCCACGCGCATCATGCTGGACGATCTGGACGCGCTGCCGGGGGACGACCGGACGTCGGTCGATTACGGCCGCTTCCTTGCCGATCCGCAGGGCGAGGCGCGCCGCCTCAGTGAGTGGGCCGGCTGGTCCTGGGACCGGGAGTTGGGAGCGCAGCTACCGCTCTCGCGCTATACGCTCTCGCAACCCGATCCGGACAAGTGGCGCCGGCACGCGGCGGACATCGAGCCGCGCTTGGCGAAGTGGCGCACGACAATCGACCGCGCCGCTCGCGCCGCAGGCCTATGA
- the ppa gene encoding inorganic diphosphatase, producing MGLDLVTAGKNPPDEINVIIEIPKDAEPVKYEVDKASGAIFVDRILSTPMRYPCNYGYVPHTLCGDGDPADVLVVLPLPLIPGSVIRCRPVGVLRMSDEAGSDEKLLAVPVDKVFAGYSHISDIDQVSPHWLERIGHFFEHYKDLEKGKWVKLDGWGNAAEAKAVLVDAIARQAAQPEDEKHKF from the coding sequence ATGGGCCTGGATCTGGTCACCGCCGGCAAGAACCCGCCGGACGAAATCAACGTCATCATCGAGATCCCGAAGGACGCCGAGCCGGTGAAGTACGAAGTGGACAAGGCCAGCGGCGCGATCTTCGTCGACCGCATCCTCTCTACCCCCATGCGCTACCCCTGCAACTACGGCTACGTGCCGCACACCCTGTGCGGCGACGGCGATCCGGCCGACGTGTTGGTCGTGCTGCCGCTGCCGCTCATTCCCGGCTCGGTGATCCGGTGCCGCCCCGTCGGCGTGCTGCGCATGAGCGACGAAGCCGGCAGCGACGAGAAGCTGCTGGCCGTGCCGGTGGACAAGGTGTTCGCCGGTTACAGCCACATCAGCGATATCGACCAGGTCAGCCCGCACTGGCTGGAGCGCATCGGCCACTTCTTCGAGCACTACAAGGATCTGGAGAAGGGCAAGTGGGTCAAGCTGGACGGCTGGGGCAATGCCGCCGAAGCCAAGGCGGTGCTGGTCGACGCCATCGCCCGCCAGGCCGCGCAGCCGGAAGACGAGAAGCACAAGTTCTGA
- a CDS encoding PhnD/SsuA/transferrin family substrate-binding protein: MTRVFLFVVLSLLSVLPAWAQETPPRPWVIATYAYPQRDRAAAIQPLADYLGLRARHPVQLRLFDSPTALVDALRRGDVDVAVPNLHGYLQARRASETLTTLPVPQVPALQADRYRAVLIARQGLEAPGELERQAKTLRLVLVGRDSASGGFVPVRELRRRGLEPAKAFSRLAYAGSHAAALDAVASGRADVAALAADVYDAGRPAGVVELWRSDPIPPGPLLCRPAADVPCQQFAAWLLEAHDEAPSVVAALRVGWPEFGDATIFVPASAGLLTPALLD, from the coding sequence ATGACCCGCGTCTTCCTGTTCGTCGTCCTGTCGCTGCTGTCCGTCCTGCCCGCGTGGGCGCAGGAGACGCCGCCGCGGCCGTGGGTGATTGCGACCTACGCTTATCCGCAACGCGACCGGGCGGCGGCGATCCAACCCTTGGCCGACTATCTGGGGCTACGCGCGCGGCACCCGGTGCAGCTCCGCCTGTTCGACTCGCCGACTGCGCTCGTCGATGCGCTGCGGCGTGGTGACGTCGACGTGGCCGTACCCAACCTGCATGGGTACCTGCAGGCGCGGCGCGCTAGCGAAACGCTGACGACCCTGCCCGTGCCGCAGGTGCCGGCGCTGCAGGCGGACCGCTACCGCGCCGTGCTCATCGCCCGGCAAGGACTGGAGGCGCCGGGTGAGCTGGAACGGCAGGCGAAGACCCTGCGCCTGGTGCTCGTCGGCCGCGATTCGGCCTCCGGTGGTTTCGTGCCGGTGCGCGAACTGCGCCGCCGCGGTCTGGAGCCTGCAAAGGCCTTCAGTCGACTCGCGTATGCCGGCTCACATGCGGCGGCCCTGGACGCCGTGGCGAGCGGTCGCGCGGATGTGGCCGCGCTGGCGGCGGATGTTTATGACGCAGGGCGCCCGGCCGGCGTGGTCGAACTCTGGCGCTCCGACCCCATTCCACCCGGCCCGCTGCTGTGCCGCCCCGCGGCCGACGTGCCGTGCCAGCAGTTCGCGGCCTGGCTGCTTGAAGCCCATGACGAAGCCCCGTCGGTGGTGGCCGCGTTGCGCGTGGGCTGGCCGGAGTTCGGGGATGCGACGATCTTCGTTCCTGCGTCCGCCGGCTTGCTGACGCCCGCACTGCTCGACTGA